In Bradyrhizobium paxllaeri, the genomic stretch GGGTTAGCAAAACCAGTTGCGGCCTGGCAGGTCGCCGGCAGGACAATGGTGAGCAGCCGGTCGCACGCTCTCCAAAGCTGCGATGTGCTGCCGTTGATCGGTCGTGATGAAGAAATGGAGCTAATTCTGAGCCGATGGAAGCGGGCCAGGAGCGGCGAAGGTCAGGTGGTGCTGCTCTCCGGCGAAGCGGGCATCGGCAAATCACGGCTCACCGTCGCGCTTCTGGAACAGCTTGCGCGCGAACCGCAGATTCGTCTGCAGTACTTCTGCTCGCCGCAGCATACCGACAGCACGCTCTATCCGGTGATCGGCGAGATGTGGCGCGCCGCCGGCTTCGCTCACGATGACAGCCAGCAAGCGAAAGCGGACAAGCTCGACGCGCTGCTGGTGCAAAGCGCGACGTCTTCGGAGGATGCGGCGCTGTTTGCCGAAATGCTGTCGCTACCCGGCGATGGACGCTACCCTCCAGTTGAAGTTGAGCCGCAGCTCCGCCGTCAGAAAACGCTGAAAGCTCTTGTTTCGCACATCGAGGCGCTGGCGCGGATCCATCCCGTGCTGATGATTTTCGAAGATGCGCACTGGACCGATCCAACCAGCCTCGAATTCTTCACCCGGGCCGTGGACCTGGCCGTGAGCCACCGGCTCTTGATGCTTGTGACTTTCAGGCCGGAATTCGGCCCGCCCTGGATCGGACGGCCGCACGTGACTGAGCTGACTCTCAACCGGCTGGCGCCGCGCGACATCGATTCCCTCATCGAGGGGGTCGTCGGCGACCGGTCGCTGCCAGCGGGCATCCGCCAGGACATCATCGAGCGCACCGACGGCATTCCGCTGTTCGCCGAGGAAATGACCAAGGCGGTGCTGGATGCTGAGGGCGAGAGTGAGGTGCAGCGGACCGTCGCAGGGGCGCCTACGCCTGTCGTTGCGGTTCCGGCAAGCCTGCAGGCTTCGCTGATGTCGCGGCTCGACCGGCTCGGCCCGGCGAAAGACACCGCGCAGGTCGGCGCTGCGATCGGCCGGGAATTTCCTCATATGCTGCTTGCCGCGGTCGCGCGAAAGCCGGAAGCGGAACTGGATGCCGACCTCAACCGGCTCATTGCGGCGGGTTTGTTGTTTCGACAGGGCACGCCGCCGCACGCGAGCTATCTGTTCAAGCACGCGCTGGTACAGGACGCGGCCTACGGTACGCTGCTGCGCGAGCCGAGGCGCGCGCTGCATGCGCGCATCGCCGAAATCCTTGAATGCCAGTTCCCGGAAATGGCCGATGGTCAGCCCGAACTGCTCGCGCGTCACTACACAAAGGCCGACCTGATCGAGAAGTCAGCGCGCCTGTGGGGCAAGGCGGGACTAAGGTCACAGGAGCGCTCGGCGCTGATCGAAGCAGCCGAACAGCTCGATCAGGCCCTGGCGCAAATCGCAACCTTGCCCAGCACGCCCGACCTGCGGCGCGAGCAGATCGTCCTGCAAGTCGCGCTCTCGAACACGCTGATGCATGTCAAGGGATATGGCGCTCCCGAAACCAAGACTGCGGTGGCGCAGGCGAGGGCGTTTATCGAGCGGGCGGCACAGCTCGGAGAGTCTCCCGATGATCCTTCGCTGCTGCTCTCAACCCTCTTTGGCCAGTGGATCGTCAATTTCATAAACTTCAATGGTGACGTTGCGCGCGAGCTTGCAAGCCGCTTTCTGGCGCTCGGCGAGAACGAGGGGGCGGCGGTGCCGCGCATGATCGGACACCGCACCATGGCGAGTACGCTCGCGCTGCGGGGGGATCTCGTTGAGGCCAGGGCGCACTACAACGAAGCGCTCGCACTCTATCGTCCCGCCGAGCACCGCCGATTGATGACGCGATTTGGCCAGGACCTCCGGGTAACGTGCCTGGCGTTCCGTTCGATGGCCTCATGGCTGCTCGGTTATCCCGAGGCTGCGCTGAACGATGCAGACTGCGCGCTGACGGAAGCGCGCCAGATTGAGCATGCCGCCACGTTGATGTTTACGCTGAATTTCCCGATCCTCGTTAATACCTATTGCGGGAACTACCACGCGGCGAATACGCATCTGAAAGAGCTTGTCGCGCTGGCCGAGGAGAAAAGCGCCCCGTTCCGGAAAGCGGAAGGCGTGTTGCGGCGGGGCTATATCCTGACGCTTACGGGAGCGGTGAAAGCGGTCGAGACCGTCACGGCGGGTATCGATCTATGGCGGTCGGCCGGATCGACGATCTTTACACCGGAGCAGGAGTTCATGCTGGCAATTGCGCATGCGGATTCGGGTCAGTTCGATGATGCCTGGCGCTGCATCGGCAAGGCCATGACGGCGATGCGGGAAACCAGGGAAAGATGGTGCGAGGCGGAGGCTCATCGCGTTGCCGGTGAAATCGCGCTGAGGTGGCCGCAGCGGGACGAGGCGAAGGCGCAGGCGTATTTCGAGCATGCCTTGACCACTGCGCGCGCGCAGCATGCAAAGTCGTGGGAATTGCGCGCGGCTACCAGTTCGGCGCGGCTCTTGAACTGTCAGGGCAAACGGAAAATGGCGCGTGACCTTCTCGCGCCCGTCTACGACTGGTTCACCGAAGGCTTTGACACGAGCGATCTGCGAAAGGCCAGGGCCCTGCTCGCCGAGATCAGTTGAAGGTGCCTTCGATCATCAGCGAGCCGGTCGCCGGCGCGGATGATTTAGGTTTCATTCATAGTAATTATTAGAGTTCAATTCAAATTTTCCGTTCATGATCGCCGCGTTTCTCGCGGCATTTCATTTTTGATCGGCAGCTCCAACACGGCTCGCGTTGCTACGGAAGCATTGTCATGGCGATCGCTGGTGCAGCGTTTCGTGCTCAGGATTTTTGCGGGCTTGTAACCGGGCGGCTGCATGCCGCCAGCTTGAAATCGCACGCCCCAAAATTGTTGGCCGCCTGCGCGGTCCTGTTCTCGATCTCGGTTGCCGGTTGCGCACGTAATCCCGCGCAGCGTGAATTCAATTCAGCCCCGCGCGAAGCCAAAGCGCCTCCCACCCGTGCGGTTGTACGCGCCCGCCGATCCCCCGAACCGCGCCGATATTCGGAGCCAAGAATTCGGCGGCCGGACCCGGCGCTGCTTTCCCCGCAACCTGCGCCCGATTGCGAGTTCAAGAGATCCGACCTGAAGACCGTGGATCCGGATCAGTGGGCCCGCTTGAAGGTCGAGTACGAGCGGCAGTGCTATCAGGATGCAGAGAAGGCTGCGCGCGACCGCCTGATCTTGCTGCAGGCGTCCGCTACGTGCGAAATCGAGCCGGCTCGACAGCGAACGCCAGTCCGGTAGCAGATTCGAGACAGCCAGCGGCTCGCTTGTTTCTGCGTTCGCATCATCCGTGCACAAGCGCAGCGCGCACCTCTAAATTGTGTTCAGCATCCACCGTCGGCGCGGTAAGCCCTGTGTCCTCCAGATGACAATGGCAGGGCATCCGCCCTTAATTTCGTCGTTCTTTTGCCATGCCGCCGTTTCACGTTTTCGCTGGTGGGATTCGATTTTTACTGTGCTTTGGCTGGGGAGGAGTTGAGGAGTATTAATTTTTTAGAGAGTAACGATGAAAACTCTTTACGATATTGTTGGCGCACTTCCGGATGACGACGCGGAAGATTTGCGAGTTGCATTTCGCAAGGCCGTTAAGGCGAACCATCCTGACCTCAATCCCGGTAGTCCGGAAGCTGCACACACGTTCAGGCGGATCGTTCGCGCCAATGCCATTCTGAGCGATCAACGGCAACGAGAGGCCTATGATCGGCTGCTCGAGGCCGCGCGCCGGCAGCAGCAGAAGCCAAACCGCAGTGCGTTCTCCGCCGCCATCCGCCGGCTCGGCGTTGACGCGATGGCGAGTGCGGTTGCGGCGGCGGTGTTTATCGGAGGCTACCTGCTGCTCAACCCAGTGGGCAGGCTGCCGCTCGCTTCCGCAGAGGTGACTGAGATATCCAGGCGCGAACCAGTGCAGACGGTTGCCGGCAGATCGACCGAACTGTCTTCACAGGAGCGAACCCTGAAACCGCAGGACCTCAAAGAGACGACCAGGTTGGCCAGCGTTTCACCTTCGGTGACGACAGGCATTGCTCCTGCTGCAAGAGATGTTGTCCCGACCACCGAGCCGAGGCGCAAAGACGTCAAATATTATCGAGAACGGGGCAGCTCGGCATATCGCAGCGGGGATCTGTACATCGCCCTCGCCAATTTCGATCTGGCGATCCAGCAGGATCCTGCTTGTTCGGACTGCTATGTTGATCGCGGGATTGTCCTGCACCGTATGGGCGATCAAAAGGGTGCATTCTCCGACGTGGCCGAAGCCAAGCGCATTGATGCCTTGAGCAGAAGCAAGCCTGTTTCCGACGCAAGCGCGCGCTAACGGGTCAGCACAGTGCGCGGCCCGATGACCGGCGCTCTCGTAGCCTGCCAGCGCGCGTCAAACAGGAAGGCGGACGGCGTTTCCGCCTTCCATCGCTGGTCCACGCCTGCGCGCCGCCCGGCGCATTGCTGTGCCGCGTCCCTGGCATCTGGACATGGGCGGGCCGCATTGTCCAAGATCGCCGGCTAAACAGCGGAGGCGCCGATGCCGATTATCGATTCCCAGGTTCATGCCTATGAGGCGAACACTTCGAAGCGGCCCTGGCACACCGTGCCGAACTGGCCCGAGCACGTCACGGGGGACGAGATGGTGGCGGCGATGGACAAGGTGGGCGTCGACGGCGCGATCTTCATCTCGGCGTTTTCGCTGTACCGCTACGACGCGAGCTATGCCGTGGAAGTGCAGCGGGCCCATCCCGGCCGTCTCGCGATCGTCAAGCCGGTCGATCCTGATGATGCCGGCGTGGCCGACGTCGTCGCCGAATGGAAGAAGACGCCGGGCGCGGTCGGAATCCGCATCATGCTGCGGAAGGAGGCGGCGCGCGCGCCTGACGACCCAGGCCTCGACCGTATCGCGCGCGCAGCGGTTCGTTACGATTTTCCGGTCAACGTCCTGTGCTGGGACAATCTGGACGCGGGCAGGGCGCTGATCGATCGCCATCCCGACACGCGCTTCATCATCGACCATCTCGGCATTTTGCAGCCGCGCGTGCCGCCGGCGCCGCCTGAACCCTGGGCCGATCTTCCGAAGGTGCTGGAGCTCGCCAGGCGGCCGAACGCCGTGATCAAGGTCAGCGGCGCCTGCACGCTGTCGCGCGAGCCGTATCCTTATCCCGATATCTGGGACCCGCTTGCGCGCGTGTTTGATGCCTGGGGATTCGATCGCTGCCTGTGGGGCACGGACTGGACGCGCGCGTTCGCCGTGGTCAATTACGAGCAGGCCGTCGAGCCTTTCCTCAAGACCAGTCGGTTGAATGACTCCGAGCGGGCCATGCTGATGGGCGGAGCCTGCGCCAAGACTTATGGCTGGTCGCCGACGAAAGGTTAGTGTGAGGACAATGCCGGCTGACCGGCAATCTCGTCGGCTCGCCAGCAGCGGACCGCGTGTCCGTCAGGGCGCGTTTCAAGCGGCGGCACAGGCTCACGATGGCACACGGCTTCGGCGTAACGACAGCGCGGACTGAACGCGCATCCCTCCGGCGGATTTAGCGGATTGGGAAGCTCGCCCTTTGTCGTCGCGAGCGGTTCGCGGCGCAGCGGATCGGGAATGGCGGCGATAAGGGTCCGCGTATACGGGTGCGCCGGCCGTTCGAAGATTTCGCGCCAGTCGCCGGTCTCGACAATGCGGCCGAGATACATGACGGCGACCCTGTCGCTCATGTGCTCGACTACGCCTAAGTCGTGGCTGATCATGATGTAGGAGAGGCCGAGCGTTTCCTTCAATTCCAGCAGCAGGTTAATGATCTGGGCGCGGATGGAGACATCCAGCGCCGATACGGGTTCGTCACAGATGACGATTTTGGGATTGAGGATCAGCGCGCGGGCGATGCCGATGCGCTGGCGCTGGCCGCCCGAGAATTCATGCGGGTAGCGGCCGGCCTGTTCGGGCCGGAGGCCCACATGCCTGAGCATCGTCGCAACGCGTTCCTCGATCTCGCTTTGGGCCGTCACACCATGCAGGCGCAGGGGGGCTTCCAGTGTGCGACGGACGGTCTGGCGCGGATTGAGCGAGGCGTAGGGATCCTGAAACACGATTTGCACGATACGGGCCAACGCCTTGCGATCGAGCGATTGCCCGCCCGTCACGACCTGCCCGTCGAGCACGATGCGGCCTCGCGTCGGCATCTGCAGGCCGAGTATCGAAAGCGCGACAGTCGACTTGCCGCAACCGGATTCGCCGACGAGACCGAGGCATTCACCGCGCTTCAGTTCGAGATCGATGCCATCGACCGCACGCAACAGCCGCCGGCCGCCGCCCAGCAAGCCGCCGCCAACCGGAAAATGGACCGCGAGATCCTCGACGCTGAGGATGACATCGTCACGAGGTCTCCGAGCAGGCTCATGCATGGTGATGGCACCTGACTAGCCCGCCTGCACCGAGCGGCGTCGTTTCCGGCACGGTGGCCCGGCAAATGTCGGTCGCCCGCGCGCAACGCGGATTGAATCGGCAACCATCAGGGAAATCCGAGATCGCCGGCACGACGCCCGCGATTTCCCTGAGCCGCGTTCGGCCGAGTGCTGCGCGACTGCCCAGCCGGGGCAGCGAGTCGACAAGGCCTTGCGTATAGGGATGCGCGCATGCGCGGAAGATATCGGCCGAGCCGCGCTCCTCGACAATGCGGCCGGCATACATGACGGCGACGCGGCGGCAGACGTTGGCGACCAGGCCCAGATCGTGGCTGATCATCAAGATAGCCGTACCTCTTTCGGCGCATAAATTCCGCATCAGCTCGATGATCTCTGCCTGCACGGTCACGTCGAGCGCGGTTGTCGGCTCGTCGGCGATCAGAAGATCCGGCCCGCATGCGAGCGCGATGGCGATCATCACGCGTTGACGCATGCCGCCCGAAAGCTGGTGCGGGTAATCGTTCACCCGTCGCTCGGGTGCGGGGACGCGGACGCTCGCGAGCGCCTCGACGGCCAGCCGGTTTGCTTCCCGCCAGTTCTTGCCCTTGTGCAGCACGAACATCTCGGCGATCTGCCGGCCGACGGGCGAGACCGGATTAAGCGCCGTCATCGGCTCCTGGAAGATCATGGCGATGCGATTGCCGCGCAGCGCGCGTTGCTCGGCCGCCGGCAGCCCCTGGATCTCCCGGCCCTCAAATCGTATGGCGCCGGCGCCGATCGAAAGCGGCCGGCGCAACAGGCCGATCAGCGCGAGCGCCGTAATGCTCTTGCCGCTGCCGGATTCACCGACAAGGCCGAGTGTCTCGCCACGATCGATGCGGAACGAAACATCCTCGACCGCCGCAACGCGGCTCGGTCCGACAGTGAGATCGATGCGCAGATCTTCGACTTCGATCAGGGGAGGGCCCGTCATGTGCGCCGGCTCCGGGACTGTGGATCGAGAATGTCGCGCAAGCCATCGCCGAGCAGATTGAGGCCGAGCACCGTCAGGAATATGGCGAGGCCCGGGAAAATCGAGAGCCACGGCGCCGTTGTGATCTGGTCGCGGGCCTCCGACAGCATGCTGCCCCAGCTTGGATAGGGCGGGCGGATTCCGAGGCCAAGGAACGACAACGCGGCTTCGGCCAATACCGCCCCACCCATGCCCAGCGTGCCGATCACAATGATGGGCCCAAGCATGTTCGGCAGCAGCTGCGTGATCATGATGCGCAAATCGCCGTAGCCGAGCACGCGTGCCGCCTGCACATAGCCCTGGCTCTTGAGCGAGAGCGTCGAGGCCCGTGCGATCCGGCAAGTAAAGGACCAGTTGGTCAGCCCGAGCGCGATCAGCAGGCTGGTCAGGCCGGGTCCAAGCACCGCCATGATGGCAAGCGCGAAGATCAGCGAGGGGATCGCCAGCATGAGGTTGGTCAGCCCATTGACGAAGTCGTCCCACCAGCCGCCCCAATAGCCCGCGGTCAGGCCCAGCGTCACGCCGATGACGCTGTTGACCAACTGCGAGACGATGCCGACCGTTAGCGAGATGCGCGCGCCGTGCACGACGCGGGAGTAAATGTCGCGGCCCTGCGCGTCGGTGCCGAACCACCAGGTCCAGCTCGGCGGCTCTTCCGCATTCATGAGATTGGCATCCATGACAGGATCCGTATGCGCCAGCCAGGGCGCGAACAGGCCGACGAAGATCGCAAGGGCGAACAACGCTCCGCCGATGATGAGACTGGCGCCGAGCTTCATCGCGGCCGCCCCGCCGCGGGCAGGGCAATCGCATATGAGATGGAAGGTGCAATGGCATAGGCACTACGCTCCCTCTCCCGCTTGCGGGGGAGGGCTGGGGTGGGGGTCTCTCCACGAGTCATATTGCGGAAATAGCCCCCACCCGGATCGCATCTGCGATGCGATCCGGCCTCCCCCGCAAGCGGGAGAGGCGAAGCGAGCCCGTGGACAGACCGCCCGAACAACATATGCGATTGCCCTGCCGGCCGACCACCGCTCATGCGTATCTGATCCTGGGATCGATCACGCCATACAGCACGTCAATCAACATATTGGTCGCGAGAAAGAACAGTACCACGACGAAAATGGAGCCCTGGACGGCAGGAATATCGCGCTGCAGCACACTGTCGACGAGCAGCGAACAGATGCCCGGCCAGGAGAACAATTTCTCGACCACGACCGCCTGACCCATCAACGCGCCGAATTGCAGGCCAATCGTCGTGAGAATGATGACGAGGGCGTTGCGCATCACATGCCACTTCACGACCCGGGTCTCGCTCATGCCCTTCGAGCGCGCCGTCCGAACGAAATCCGCGGTCATGATCTCGAGAACCGCGGCGCGCGTCGTTCGTGCCAGCAGCGCCATCGGCGAGACACCGAGTGTCACGGCAGGCAGGATCAAATATCTGAGCCCGCCATCGCCATAGCCAAAACTCGGCAGCCAGCCGAGTTTCAACGCAAACAGGTACATCAGCAGCAGCCCCAGCCAGAACTTGGCCATCGAAAGGCCAGACACCGCCAGGACCATCGAGATCGTGTCGACGATGCTGCCAGGTTTCAGCGCCGCGATGAAGCCGAGCGGTACACCGATCACAATCGCAAACGTCATGGCGGCGAATATCAATTGCAGCGTCGGCCCCATCCGTTTGGCGAGCATGGTCGTGACCGGCTCGCGCGTCCTGAATGACGTCCCCAGATCGCCGGTCGCGAGCTTGGCAATGTAGGCGCCGAAGCGGACGTAGACGGGATCGTCGAGCCCGAGCTGCTTTTTCATGCGCTCCACGACCTGCGGATCTGCCGGGCCCCGGCCGTCATCGCTCATGCTCGATACGATGCTGCCCGGAACGACGCTGAACAGCACAAAGATCACCAGCACGACGGCCAGTACGGTCGGAATGGTTTGCAGGGTTCGACGGATCAGGAAGACGAGCATGGGAACTGTTCCTCCCTCCCGCCATCGTTTCTTGCGACGGAGGGAGGGTGAGCGCGCGCGTCACTTCGCGGGCGAGGTTTCATCGACCCAGAGCTCTTCGACGTTTTGATGGGTCAGTTCCGTCGCGTTCAACTGAATACCCTTGAGCCACGGCTGCACCGCCATGACCGCCTTGTTGTAGTTGAAGAACCAGACCGGCGCTTCGTCATAGAGCAGGGCATTGGCTTTTTGCAGCAGCTGGTTACGTTTGGCTGTGTCGTCGGTCTGCCCGGCCTCATCGATCATCTTGTCGAAGTCCGCGTTCTTGAAGGTCGTGTAGTTGCAGGCCGATTGCGGTGTCGATGAGTGGAAGCATTTCAGCGCCGCCTGGGGATCCGGGCCCGTCGCTACGGAATAGACATAGGCCTGAAATTCACCCTTGCGAAGCACCTCCGCCAGCACCGCGGTCTCGACCTGCTTGACCTTCACCTTGATGCCCACCCGGTCCAGCATCGGGATAATGGCCTCGACGATCGGCAGGCCCCAGCTTTCATTCTGGCTGGTCGTCCATTCGAATTCAAAGCCCGTGGGATAACCGGCGTCCGCAAGCAACTGCTTTGCTTTCGCGGGATCGAAGGCGTAGGGCTTCATCGTCTTGTCGTAGATCGGCAAGGTCAGAGGCAGCCAGCTCGTGGCGCGATAGGCCTTGCCCTTGACCAGCTTGCTGATGATCAGGTCAGTATCGATCGCGTGGTTGATCGCCTGCCGGACCCGCTTGTCGGCGAACGGCTTGAATGCCGGGTTCATCCCCATGTGACGCGTAAAGACCTCGGCGACTTCAGCGATGGTGCCCTTGAGGTTGGGGTCGGCCTGATAGGCGACATATTGCGCAGGTCCCAGCACCGAGGTGTCGATTTCCTTGTTGCGGAAGGCGACATCGCGCGCCGCGGCTTCGCCCATGATCGAGAAGATGAGCTTGTCGGCATAGGGCTTGCCGGGCTTGTAGAACCGGTCCCACCGTTCCAGGACGACGCGCGATCCCGGCACGTGCTCGACAAACTTGAATGGCCCAAGGCCGATCGGCTTCTGGATGAAGCCCTCCTTGGCGGCCTCGTCGGCGGGATAGATCGAAGTCAGCGCGGTGAAGAAGTAGAAAGCCGGATCGACTTTCTCGCTCAGCTTCATTTCGAGCGTGAAGTCGTCGATCTTCTTCAGGCCGGAGATTTCCTTGGCCTGGCCCTTCTCGACCTCGGCCGCGCCCGCGATCATGCGGACAAACCGCGCGCCGGGATAGGCCTTGGTGCCGTCCATGATTCGATTGAAGCTCCAGATGACGTCGTCAGCCGTCATCTTGCGACCATGGTGGAAATAAGCGTCGTCGCGCAGCTTGAAGGTATGAACAAGACCTCCGCCCGAGACCGTGACCTCCCTGGCGAGCTCCGGAACCGGCTTGCCCTCGGCAGAGTCCCAAATGTAGAGCGACCGATGCAAGCCTTTGGCTACAATCTCGTCCTGGGCGCGCGGTGTCGTATGAATGTCCATGCTTGTGAAACTCGAGCCATAGGGCGCCGTCATGCGAATGGTGCCGCCCTTGCGCGGCGTCTGGGCTTCCGCCGCGACGGAGAGTGCCAGTCCCAAACCAGCCACGATCGCAATCTTCCTGAACATCATGTTCTCCCCAACAGTACACGCGTATTCCGATCAGCGAGTTGACCACCCGCAGCATGTCGAGCGCAAGATCCTCGTTGGCGGCGATCGGACCAAACCTTGTGCAGCGTCAACGCGAGAGCTGGGACGGCCATGCAATCAAGCTGCCTCGCGGCCTGCCTGCCACAGCGCGAGCACCTCTTCGCGCGTGATGCCGCGGGTAATGAACACGATGCGCGAGCGGCGGTCGGCGTCGGGCCATTCGGGGAGGGCCACCGGTGGATGGAAGACATGGTGGACGCCGTGGATCACGACCGGCGTCTGTTCCCCGCGGAGATTGAGAATGCCTTTGACTCGCAGCAGGTCCTCGCCGCGTACGCTGCGAAGATATGCGAGCCAGTGCGAAACGGCCATCCAGTCGAGCGGTTCGTCGAACGCGAGCATGAAGCTGGTGATCGATGTATCGTGGCTGTGATGGGCGTGATCGTGGTGCTCGTGCGCCGGTTCGCTGGATCCTGCGAACGCCTCCTCGTTGAGCCAGCGCCCAACGTCGACCGCTTTCTTCTCGGGATCGACCAGGGCAGCACCGAATAGCCCGGCCGGATCGATCTCGCCATGCATCACGCGTTCGATCCTGGCGCCGGGATTGAGCCGACGGAGACGCTGATACAATGCGGCAGTGTTGCTGACCAAATCACACTTGGTGATTAGCAGCCGGTCGGCAAGCGCCACCTGCTTCACCGCTTCATACTGATGATCGAGCTGATGAACCGCATTGGCGGCATCCACCGTCGTCAAAACGGTATCGAGCCGCAGGAAGTGCGAGACCAATGGATTGTTCAGCAGGAGCTGCACGATCGGGGCAGGATCTGCCAGACCCGTTGTCTCTACGAGAATACGGCGAAATGGCGGCACCTCGCCGCGATCGCGTTTCACCAGAAGCGTGCGCAGTGTCTCCTCGAGGTCGCTGCGGATTGTGCAGCAAATACAACCGCTCGCGAGCACGGCCACCTCGCCATCGACGCGCTCGACGAGGAGATGGTCGAGACTGACTTCCCCGTATTCGTTGATGACGACGGCGCTGTCCCTCATGGCATCGTGGCGCAGCAAGCGATTGAGCAGTGTGGTCTTGCCGCTGCCGAGAAAGCCGGTGATCAGCGATACCGGCATGCGCTCGGCTGACTTGTCGTTCTCGAACAGGCTCATCGGCGCCCTCACTTCAACCGTCTTATTTTTGTCGCTGGACAGCAGCCTAGCGGAGGAGGAGCATGCCGAAAATGAATTTTTAAGCCCAGCTTCTGGGCACAACCTGGGAGGCAACGATGGACGATGACGTCAGGGGCCAAGAGGAGCAACAGGAGCAGAAAGGCGGAATGGCGGAAACCGATCGCCGCACCTTGCTCCGCACCGCCGGCCTGGCCGGCGCTGCGGGGGCGGCGCTCGCGGGCGCGATGCATGGCAAGTTCTCGCTCGCACCGATCACCGCAGCGCAGGCGCAGACGGCCACCTCCATGCCCAAGGGAGTCGACAAGCCATGGTGGCCCTCGAAATGGGGCAAGGACGACGAGGCCGGCGCATCCAACCACATCACGCCAGCGAAGGTCCTCGATGCAGCGAAATGGATCAAGGACGGCAAAATCTACAAGATCGGTCGTGTCTACGAGCAGGGCATGCCGCTGTTCGGCGCGCGTGTGTTCGCGCTGCGCATTCCGGGAGGGCCGACCGGCGGCCCGTTCGGCGACAACAAGCTGATGTATCATGACGATTTTCTCGCCACCGAGATCAGCCAGACCGGCACGCAGTTCGATGGCCTCGGCCACATCGGCATCCAGATGGGCAAGGCCGGCGACAGGAGCGAGATGCGGTTCTACAACGGCTTCACCGCCGAAGAGATCAGCGACTCGTACGGTCTCAAGAAGCTCGGCGCCGAGAAGCTCAAGCCGCTTTTCACCCGCGCTCATCTGATCGACATGGTCGCGCTCAAGGGCGGCATGATGGACGCCGGCCAGGAGATCACCTCGGCCGATATCAAGGCGGCGCTGCAGAAGCAGAACATTCCCGAGAGCGACATCAAGCCGGGCGACGCCATCATGTTCCATACCGGCTGGGGCTCGCTGTGGATGAAGAACAATGACCGCTTCAACAGCGGAGAGCCGGGCATCGGCCTCGACGCCGCCAAATGGGTGATCGAAAAGGACCTCGCGCTGACCGCGGCGGACAACTGGGCGGTTGAAGTGGTGCCCAATCCCGACAAGTCGCTCGCCTTTGCAGTCCATGCCGAGCTGCAGACCAAGCACGGCATACACAACCACGAGAACCTGATCTTCGACGAGCTGATCGCCGACAGGAAGTACCAGT encodes the following:
- a CDS encoding CobW family GTP-binding protein encodes the protein MSLFENDKSAERMPVSLITGFLGSGKTTLLNRLLRHDAMRDSAVVINEYGEVSLDHLLVERVDGEVAVLASGCICCTIRSDLEETLRTLLVKRDRGEVPPFRRILVETTGLADPAPIVQLLLNNPLVSHFLRLDTVLTTVDAANAVHQLDHQYEAVKQVALADRLLITKCDLVSNTAALYQRLRRLNPGARIERVMHGEIDPAGLFGAALVDPEKKAVDVGRWLNEEAFAGSSEPAHEHHDHAHHSHDTSITSFMLAFDEPLDWMAVSHWLAYLRSVRGEDLLRVKGILNLRGEQTPVVIHGVHHVFHPPVALPEWPDADRRSRIVFITRGITREEVLALWQAGREAA
- a CDS encoding cyclase family protein, which produces MDDDVRGQEEQQEQKGGMAETDRRTLLRTAGLAGAAGAALAGAMHGKFSLAPITAAQAQTATSMPKGVDKPWWPSKWGKDDEAGASNHITPAKVLDAAKWIKDGKIYKIGRVYEQGMPLFGARVFALRIPGGPTGGPFGDNKLMYHDDFLATEISQTGTQFDGLGHIGIQMGKAGDRSEMRFYNGFTAEEISDSYGLKKLGAEKLKPLFTRAHLIDMVALKGGMMDAGQEITSADIKAALQKQNIPESDIKPGDAIMFHTGWGSLWMKNNDRFNSGEPGIGLDAAKWVIEKDLALTAADNWAVEVVPNPDKSLAFAVHAELQTKHGIHNHENLIFDELIADRKYQFVYCFTPAPIKGATGSNGCPIAIT
- a CDS encoding ABC transporter substrate-binding protein, which produces MMFRKIAIVAGLGLALSVAAEAQTPRKGGTIRMTAPYGSSFTSMDIHTTPRAQDEIVAKGLHRSLYIWDSAEGKPVPELAREVTVSGGGLVHTFKLRDDAYFHHGRKMTADDVIWSFNRIMDGTKAYPGARFVRMIAGAAEVEKGQAKEISGLKKIDDFTLEMKLSEKVDPAFYFFTALTSIYPADEAAKEGFIQKPIGLGPFKFVEHVPGSRVVLERWDRFYKPGKPYADKLIFSIMGEAAARDVAFRNKEIDTSVLGPAQYVAYQADPNLKGTIAEVAEVFTRHMGMNPAFKPFADKRVRQAINHAIDTDLIISKLVKGKAYRATSWLPLTLPIYDKTMKPYAFDPAKAKQLLADAGYPTGFEFEWTTSQNESWGLPIVEAIIPMLDRVGIKVKVKQVETAVLAEVLRKGEFQAYVYSVATGPDPQAALKCFHSSTPQSACNYTTFKNADFDKMIDEAGQTDDTAKRNQLLQKANALLYDEAPVWFFNYNKAVMAVQPWLKGIQLNATELTHQNVEELWVDETSPAK
- a CDS encoding ABC transporter permease; amino-acid sequence: MKLGASLIIGGALFALAIFVGLFAPWLAHTDPVMDANLMNAEEPPSWTWWFGTDAQGRDIYSRVVHGARISLTVGIVSQLVNSVIGVTLGLTAGYWGGWWDDFVNGLTNLMLAIPSLIFALAIMAVLGPGLTSLLIALGLTNWSFTCRIARASTLSLKSQGYVQAARVLGYGDLRIMITQLLPNMLGPIIVIGTLGMGGAVLAEAALSFLGLGIRPPYPSWGSMLSEARDQITTAPWLSIFPGLAIFLTVLGLNLLGDGLRDILDPQSRSRRT
- a CDS encoding ABC transporter permease, whose amino-acid sequence is MLVFLIRRTLQTIPTVLAVVLVIFVLFSVVPGSIVSSMSDDGRGPADPQVVERMKKQLGLDDPVYVRFGAYIAKLATGDLGTSFRTREPVTTMLAKRMGPTLQLIFAAMTFAIVIGVPLGFIAALKPGSIVDTISMVLAVSGLSMAKFWLGLLLMYLFALKLGWLPSFGYGDGGLRYLILPAVTLGVSPMALLARTTRAAVLEIMTADFVRTARSKGMSETRVVKWHVMRNALVIILTTIGLQFGALMGQAVVVEKLFSWPGICSLLVDSVLQRDIPAVQGSIFVVVLFFLATNMLIDVLYGVIDPRIRYA